The following coding sequences are from one Microtus pennsylvanicus isolate mMicPen1 chromosome 1, mMicPen1.hap1, whole genome shotgun sequence window:
- the Rpl28 gene encoding large ribosomal subunit protein eL28, whose product MSAHLQWMVVRNCSSFLIKRNKQTYSTEPNNLKARNSFRYNGLIHRKTVGVEPAADGKGVVVVMKRRSGQRKPATSYVRTTINKNARATLSSIRHMIRKNKYRPDLRMAAIRRASAILRSQKPVVVKRKRTRPTKSS is encoded by the exons ATGTCTGCGCATCTGCAATGGATGGTCGTTCGGAACTGCTCCAGTTTCCTGATCAAGAGGAATAAGCAGACGTACAGCACC GAACCCAATAATCTGAAAGCCCGCAACTCCTTCCGCTACAACGGGCTGATTCACCGCAAGACAGTGGGAGTGGAGCCCGCGGCCGACGGCAAAGGGGTCGTGGTGGTCATGAAACGCAGATCCG GTCAGCGCAAACCAGCTACTTCTTACGTAAGGACCACCATCAACAAGAATGCACGGGCCACCCTGAGCAGCATCAGGCACATGATCCGAAAGAACAAGTACCGCCCTGATCTGCGCATG GCGGCCATCCGCAGGGCCAGTGCCATCCTACGAAGCCAGAAGCCTGTGGTGGTGAAGAGGAAACGGACCCGTCCCACCAAGAGCTCCTGA
- the Tmem238 gene encoding transmembrane protein 238, whose amino-acid sequence MAAVSPVCGSQASPVGASSPPAPAPAPATGLGRCRMALLLAVALDVAGMAALLTGVFAQLQVRGRDFGDLLIYSGALLVFLSLLGWILWYTGNIEISRQELERDYGLRPSAIARLARKLSRRWSAPATAGPRASPGLRAARRAARTPQTSASGSRRVRLQLATLEAGPGAAGAGSE is encoded by the coding sequence ATGGCGGCGGTGTCACCGGTGTGCGGCTCACAGGCGTCACCGGTCGGCGCCTCGTCCCCACCGGCGCCCGCACCGGCTCCGGCCACCGGCCTGGGCCGCTGCCGCATGGCGCTGCTGCTGGCGGTAGCCTTGGACGTGGCGGGCATGGCGGCGCTTCTGACCGGCGTGTTCGCGCAGCTGCAGGTGCGTGGCCGCGACTTCGGGGACCTGCTCATCTACTCTGGGGCGCTGCTGGTCTTCTTGAGCCTGCTGGGCTGGATCCTCTGGTACACCGGCAACATCGAGATCTCGCGCCAAGAGCTCGAGCGCGACTACGGCCTGAGGCCCTCGGCGATCGCCCGCCTCGCGCGCAAGCTGTCCCGCCGCTGGTCGGCGCCCGCCACCGCCGGTCCCCGGGCGTCACCGGGTCTCCGCGCAGCGCGCAGAGCCGCCCGCACGCCCCAGACGTCCGCCTCCGGCTCCCGCCGGGTGCGTCTGCAGCTCGCCACGCTCGAGGCGGGGCCTGGAGCGGCGGGCGCGGGCAGCGAGTGA
- the Tmem190 gene encoding transmembrane protein 190 → MVGSGVPALGLLLLMLGSVDANGIQGFFYPWSCEGDVWDRESCGGQAAIENPNLCLRLRCCYRDGVCYHQRPDENMRRKHMWALGWTCGSLLFLIASICLFWWAKRQDMLHLPQFLVGKCELSRTVSLLSKDRPSVSKKSTTAGTPVSVPMEALEHSGGTEQEATEAAEDTEGDDD, encoded by the exons ATGGTGGGGTCTGGGGTCCCAGCTTTGGGCCTTCTCCTGCTGATGCTGGGCTCAGTAG ATGCGAATGGAATCCAGGGATTTTTCTATCCATGGA GTTGTGAGGGAGATGTGTGGGACCGAGAGAGCTGTGGGGGTCAGGCCGCCATTGAGAACCCCAACCTCTGCCTCCGCCTGCGATGCTGCTACCGGGACGGTGTGTGCTATCATCAACGGCCAGACG AAAATATGCGCAGGAAGCACATGTGGGCCCTGGGCTGGACCTGCGGAAGCCTGCTCTTCCTGATCGCCAGCATCTGCCTCTTCTG GTGGGCCAAGCGCCAAGACATGCTGCACCTGCCACAGTTTCTCGTGGGGAAATGCGAGCTGTCACGAACAGTCTCCCTACTGTCTAAGGACCGACCATCGGTCAGCAAGAAGTCAACCACAGCTGGCACACCTGTCTCGGTGCCCATGGAGGCGCTCGAACACTCAGGAGGCACCGAACAGGAAGCTACAGAAGCCGCGGAGGATACAGAGGGAGATGATGATTAG